The window ACTTATATCAGCGCGACCGGTGTCGATTTTTTCTTTATCGGGTTCGCTAGTTTTTTCTGGATGGGCACCCGTCTGTTTATTGATCTGCCCATATTTAGTAAGCGGATTATCGTTTGTTCTGGCGTTGTTTCGATCTGGAGTATTGGTACCCAATTAGTTTTTCCTGAATTGATCTGGCCTGACTTTTTGACGCATTTGTATTGCGGTGGATTACTTTTTGCGTCCGCACTTAGTTTTTTGCGTATGCATCAGATTAGGTCTAATTTGGGTCACCTTATTCTCTTTTTGCTGATCTTGATAAGAGGTACTCTATTTATTGGTTTTCCTGTTTTTTCGATGGAAGATATTTTTATCTTTTGGGATCTTGCTGCGACCAGTTTGATCGATCTCAGTATTGGGATGATGTTGCTGATCGCCGCAATTGTCGATCAGCAAAAAAATACTGAAGCAGCCCTGCACGCGATGCAAATAGAAATGGATGTGCGCAAGCATGCAGAAAGTGTTTTGCAAGAACGCAAGGCGCTGTTTGAGAAAGTATTCCAACTGGTACCTGTGACCTTGACCGTGACTAGGATGAGAGATGGTTATTACATTGACGTCAATCGTAATTGGAAGTCGCTTTCCGGCTGGTCCAGAGATGAAGTCATCGGTGTAACGTCTGCCGATATCAATTTATGGGCAGAGATTGAGCAAAGGAATAAATTAGTAGAGCTGATTAATCGAGATGGTGAAGTAAGGAATATGCACATATCCTTTCGTCATCAGGATGGGCACATTTTTCAATGCCGCGTTTCTGGTGCTAAATTTGAATCTGAAAATGAAACCTATTTATTAATAGCCTCACAAAATATTGAGCAGGAACTCGCAACCGAACATGCACGAGCTGATGCCGAACGCTTATTACGTGAAAACGAACATAAATATTCGACGATTTTTCAGTTGTCACCAATCCCTCTTGGCTTGGTCGATGTTGAGGCTAAGACAGTGATTGAGGTGAATGATATCTGGCTCAAGCAGTTTGGGTTCCCGCGCGATTTGGTGATCGGACGCACTGCAGTTGAATTATCATTTTGGGATAAGCCTGAGCAACGTACTGTAATGATGCAGCTTTTGTTAAATGAGGGTCGGGTAGATAGTTTTGAGATGTTGCACCGGCGTTACGATGGTCGAGTGTTGACTTGCCTGTTATCTGCGCGCTTGTTTGATATGGCGGGTAATAAAGTCTTCATCTTTAGTTTACTGGACGTTACCAGACAGTATCAGGCAGAGCAAGAGATACGTGACATGACCGTGCAGTTAGAGGCCCGCGTCCGGTTGCGAACCTTGAAGCTTGAGCAAGCCAATATCGAATTGGCGGAAGCTATGGAATCATTACGATATGCGCAAGATGAATTGATACGCTCTGAGAAAATGGCCGCCCTGGGTTCTCTAGTTGCCGGTGTCGCGCATGAACTCAACACGCCTATCGGTAATAGCGTCACTGTCGCCAGCACCTTACAGGATAAAACTAAAGAACTATTGAATGAGGTAGTGGCAGGAAAATTGCGGCGCTCTGGTTTGGACGAGTATTTGCAAAGCGCAACCACGGGCACTGCACTGCTAATGAAAACCCTTGGTATCGCGCGCGAACTTATACGCAGCTTTAAGCAAGTCGCAGTTGATCAGGCGAGTAATCAGCGACGGTTATTTGATCTAAAAACTTCTTTGGATGAAGTCATCACAACCCTGGCACCGATGTTTAATAAGCAGGAGCTGAGTCTGCTGACTGAGTTTAGTCCGGGCATTGTTATGGATAGTTTTCCCGGACCACTAGGACAGATATTAACTAATTTTATGAGCAATGCGCTCAACCATGGCTTTGATGGAATAGATAAAGGTGAAATTAAGGGTGAAATACAGATTACCAGCCGGCTGGTAGACGATCAGCATGTTGAAATTGTTTTTGCTGATAACGGCGTTGGTATTCCGGAGCTAGATCAAAAGCGCGTTTTCGATCCGTTTTTTACCACTAAATTAGGGCAGGGCGGATCAGGACTTGGTATGCATATTGTGTACAACCTGGTGACAGGTGTCCTGGGTGGCTCTATCCACCTCGATAGCAAAGTCGGTGAAGGAACTAGCTTTACTATCTTGCTGCCATTGTCCGCACCAGCGATGTCCTCTGATGTAGAGCCGGAAGTGATTGATCTTTAAGTCACACATCTCGTACCTCTTTCACACATTTTTCAGGCAGCTTATTCGTCTATTTTATTTGCTTAGCTAATTCGGCTATATTCTGCTTATATTAATATACTCATGGTAAGTATATTTATTTGTCCAAGTAATTACTGGTCAATTCAGGTATTTTCCATAAAACGCGGGGGAGTATATGATATTTGATGATGCTAAATCTGGTGCAAGTTTAGAAAAAGACCTTACCTCAGAGGTGTAGATATCTGGGGATGTAAGAACACACAGACACACAGATGCTGAGTATGTTTTCTTCCCCTCTCTATTTTTCCGCAACCCTGTTTTATTTTGATATTGCCGGGCGCTAATTCTCGGTAGCACCTTTTTTGAGAGAAATAATGAACCGTTTTTCAGTTGCATTTTTTTATCTGGTATCGACTTCACTATTATCAGCGACATCACTACCATCGTTTGCCGCAGATCAGTTGACCACGCTCAACCTCAAGCCTCACTTCAAGCCTGACCTTAAGCCCGACTCTAAAATCGCACAGCAATTCAAAGCAATCTACACAAAAGAAGCTGCGTGGCGGCAGGCGCAGACTGGTGAGTTTGACGAAGATAACGATCGTGGTGTCAGTTCAGGTTTACCCAAGGTCGGTGCTGTGGTACAGCACGCAAAGTTGGTGTATTGGTCGGATGTTATACGCCAGTTAGACAAGATCAATCCTCTAGCCTTATCGACGGAAGATCAGATCAATTACGCCGTATATCGCGCCCAGATCAAAGCCTTGCTGAATGACCAGATATTGATGGAATATCAAAAACCCTTGAACGCCGATTCTGCCTTTTGGTCCGACCTGACCTACGCCGCCAGAAAACCTTTATTCAGCTTGCTTGACTATCGTAATTACATCGCCCAGTTAAAAGATGTGCCCCGCTATTTTTCAGAAAATATTAGCAATATGCGGGCAGGATTGCAGCGTGGCTTTACGCCACCTAAAGTGACTTTGCTGGGACGCGATGCTTCGGTTGCGTCCGTGATCGACGCCAAGACGGTACAAGACACGGTGTTCTACACGCCGTTCAAGAACATGCCTGCGACACTTAGCGCGGATCAGCAAAATCAGCTACGTGCTGAAGGTATAAAGGTGATTCAGGATTTGGTGATTCCTGCCCATAAAGAGCTACTGGTTTTTTTGCAGACAGAATATTTCCCCAAAGCGCGTAATGAGCTGAGTGCCGAGAGCCTGCCAGATGGCAAGGCGTATTACCAAGCAAAGATACAAGAGTTCACCACACTGGATTTATCACCAGACCAGATACATCAAATCGGACTGACCGAGATGGCAAAAATTCGCCAGGAAATGTCAGCCGTCATTCAACAAACAGGATTTAAAGGTGACTTGCCTGCGTTCCTTACTTTTTTACGTACCGACCCTCAGTTTTATGCAAAGACGCCGCAAGACTTATTAATGCGCGCTGCCTATATCGCTAAAAAGTTTGACGGCAAAGCGGCTAATTTTTTCGGTTATTTGCCGCGTATGCGTTTTGCAATTACTCCCGTACCAGATGATCAGGCACCGTTTTATACATCGGGTCGTGGTGGCCCTGGCATTTATCTGGTGAATACCTACGACTTGCCGTCGCGGGCTTTGTATAGTTTGCCGGCGCTGACCTTGCATGAATCCGCTCCGGGCCACGCCTTCCAAATGCCGATCGCGATGGAGCAAAAGCATCGTCCAAAGTTTCGGCAAGGCTATATCTCAGCCTATGGCGAGGGCTGGGCTTTATATGCCGAGCGTTTAGGTACAGAGATGGGCATGTATGAAACTGCTTACGAAAGCTTTGGCATGCTCAGCTACCAAGCCTGGCGCGCCGCGCGTTTGGTGGTGGACACGGGTATCCATGCCAAAGCCTGGACTCGGGCGCAGGCACAAAGCTATTTGCATGAGAACACCGCCTTATCCGAACATGAAATAGAAACCGAAGTTGATCGTTATATCTCATGGCCAGCACAGGCGCTGTCATATTATTTGGGAGAGATGGCGATCTGGAAAGCTCGCCACAAAGCAGAGGCGGCCTTAAAAGATAAGTTTGATCTGCGTGCTTTTCACGACACGGTATTACAACTTGGCTCGGTGCCGTTGCCGGTATTGGAAGCACGGATTGATCGCTTTATTGCAGAAGGTGGGAAAAGTCCGTATGCCGTTAATGTGGATCATCCCGACGGCTAATAAAGCCAAGTTTAAAGCTGAAGTTTAAAGGTGATGTTTGCAGATGAGGCAGAATATACTCCCCATTAATTTTATTAAAAATAGCCGCCAGACCAGTAATTGTATGGACGATCTAAATATACTTAATAGGAGTATATATTTGTGCGAGTTGCGTTGTTAATGCTGAAGTTTAATAAATCGCTAGATGCTTGATCATGTTTGCGATCAGATTGATCGCTGAATCTAGTTCTGAATTAGCTTTCTAATCTAGTCTCTCGTCAGAAATTGCCCCAGCCATCGCCGCATCGCCTGGTCATACACTCGATCCGCGATCCGGGCAAAACAGACCAACACCAGTAACAACAGCACACCAGAGAATGGCGCAAAGTCGGCAAGATCATGTAGCCCCATTTTTTTACTAGCGATGGTGACTAAAATAAATATCGGCACATGCAAAACATATATCGCGTAACTGATTGCCCCGAGAAAAACGCAGATTTTTTTCAGACCAAGAGAGCGAGGTTCGGATCTGGCGGCGAGCACAACAATCAAGGGAAATAAAATGAGCACCGCACCCAAGTCATACCAGGGACGGATGGCGTCAGTCGGTGTCACGGACAGAGTCAGCAGCGTCAATAAAAGTAGTATGGATGATGGAAGTTTAAAGTCCGCCAATACACGCCTTGATGCATCGCGCAAAGGAGCATCGTTACCCTGCGCACCACCTTGCACACCGCCTTGTACACCACTCAGCCGCGCAATCAATAGACCCATACAAAATGAATACAGTACTCGGGGTATTCCGCCCACCGCATGGGTCCACTTGTAACCTACATCGAGGCTGCCAAAATGTACCGTGCAAGCTAGCAAAGCGATGGCAGAAATGGCGATCGTTAATAGCAAGATGCTCGTGTTCAAAAAACGGTGCAAGACCGCATACAAAGCATTGGCGATAAGTTCAAAAAATAGCGACCAGGATGGCGCATTGATCGCATATAACTGGGGTGTAAAAGGTGAGGGCAGCAGCAATATCGCCAACCCCGAGTTAATCACTAAATCGCTGGTACTCCACTGTGCGGCATTCTTCCCTGCCAACACACTAGCCGCGAACGACACAATTCCCAGCACAGTGGCTAACGCGTACAAAGGGTAAAGCCGGATCAGTCGCAATCGCATAAACCCGCCGGCGGATAAACCATCGGCCAGCCGTTGCGAATAGGCTTTAGCGATGACAAAACCGCTTAAGACAAAAAATAAATCTACCGCCAGATAGCTCTCAGGGAAGTACACCTGACCAAAATAATCCGCAGTATGAAATAACACAATCAGCAAGGCGGCAACACCGCGTATGCCATCAAGCGTCTGGTATTTGTGGAGAGAAAAATCAGTCACGCTTTTGACCAACGTAATTTGCGCCAGGCCGTCTGTTGGCTAGTGTTAAGAAAAGTCCATGCAACAAAGCGACTTTGTTTTTGCCCCTGAACCATCGCGATGGTTTTACTGTCATGTACGCCAGCTTGTTTTAGTGCTGCATAAATACCCGGCAGGTTGGCTGATTTGGACACCAAACTACTAAACCAAAAGCAGCGCGTTGGTATCTGAGCGCTTTCTTTAATCATACGCTGTATGAATACCAGTTCTCCACCTGGGCACCAGAGCTCGGCATCGTGCCCACCAAAATTGAGTAATGGCGATGTTGTAGATGCTAGCGAGTTTGCTATGTTTACTGAGGTTATAGTGGGCGTACTTGCAGCTTCTTTACCAAGATTTTCCCATTTACGTTGCGTCCCGGCGCTAGCTTCTTTGACGGAGCTATGAAAAGGTGGGTTACATAAGCTCAGATCAAACCAATCATCATTGCTAACGACGCCTTTAAAAATCGTATTGGCCGAGGTTTGCAAGCGCAATTGTATTGTTGATTTCATCGCAGGATTTGCCTCTAAAATCGTCTGCGCATTGGTGATTGATTCCGAGTTGATATCAGTACCGACAAAATGCCAGCCATATTCCTTATTGCCGATCAGCGGATAAATACAGCTAGCGCCCACACCAATATCTAACACTTGTACCGCTGACCCTTTTGGTATTTTTCCAGCGTTGCCAGATGCCAGCAGATCGGCAAGATAATGCAGATAATCCGCGCGCCCTGGTATAGGTGGACATAAATTATGTGCCGGAATATCCCAGCCCTGAATACCGTAATAATCCTTAAGCAACGCTCGGTTGAGGGCTTTTACTGCGACAGGATTAGTAAAGTCTATGGTGGTTTGTTGATGTGTTTGCTGTTGCGGTTGTTGCGGTGTTTTTTGATGCGCGTTGGTGCTCACCAGCATTGCCAGCTCAGCATCCAATGGCGTCAATCTGGCAAAGTCATAGTGACCTTGATGTCGATTCCGTGGGTGCAAGTGATGGCTGCTATTGGCCGTGCCTGATGGTGGCGTAATTTTTATCATTGTAGGAGGAGTTTTTTAACCGGAATTTAATCCCAGTTAAGATTTTTCTTATTAATGTTCTGGTCGGTAGCGTGCTAACAGCTTAGCAAATTCCCCGTTCTTCACAATCGCATCAATCGCTTTATTAAGCTCACTCAGTTTGACCCGACCGTTTTTAGAGACAGCACATTTTGTGTTGAACTGCTTAATGATTAAAGGGGGATTGAGCGTAACAGAAAGATCGCCCAGCCTGAGATGTTCATTTAAATTTGACATGGTCGTCGTCATATAATCAAAGCGACCAGCCATTAACTTGCGCAAAGATGAGTCAATCGACGGGGCATCATCACGTAAAAAATTTTTACCTAATTCATTTTCTAGTTCGGGGTAAGTAAAGCCTAATACCGTACCTATACGCTTATTTTTTAAATCTTGGATAGAAGCAGGTTTAGGCACACTACTGACAGATATGACGATGTCCGCCACGGGAATAAATGACTGACTCCAATCAAAATCACCCGGCATCCAAGGCGGAATAAAGCCGCAAAGAATATCACCACTACCTGATTTTAACGCAGGAGAAAATCGCTTACGAGGCAGATCAAGAACTATGAGAGTACGCCCCATTTGCTCTGCCAATAGCTTCCCAAGATCGGTCTGAAAGCGTCCGACAAATGCACCATCGGCTGTTTTTTTGGTGATCTCTTCTTTTTCAATGACCACCAACTCGCCACCAAAGGCAGGCGCGGCAAATTTAGCAAAGAGAAGGAACAGGGTGAGCAGTGATATTCGGGAAAGAGCCATTTGATATCCGGAGTGACAATTGATCGTCTTACTCAAAATAGTTTAACTATGTCCCGATTACTATGTCACATCGCAATGCGCGACGCAACTTTGGATTTGCGTTGGAAGACCGACTTTTACCCGGGTGCTGGGCTTAATCAAAGTAATCGAACTATTTACGGAACATGATTTATGCTCCTAAATGTGCCAATGACGCAAAAACTTTGGAGCATACTGCAACTCTTTTATTTCATATTGACAGCAAAATTACTGGGAGTGTCTGTAGGCAAAAATCAGAATTTGTTGAACCACTGGAATAAAAATATGATTGTTGAGATTTTTATTGCGGTTTAAGAAATATGTATTGGTAAGCTCATAGCTGAGATTTGCCAAAAAGGATCTACTGGCGAAATCAAAATCATTGCTATAATTTCATGAAATATATTTATCTCAATTCTTTTTTTCGCGATTTCTACTGAGTTTTTCGTAGGTGATTCTGAAAATAGAAACCAAATCAATCAGAACGTTTTTGAAGGATCGTCATGAAAAGTATTGGATTTTTTAATAACAAAGGTGGAGTTGGTAAAACTACTTTGATATGTAATTTGGCGGCATCATTGTCAAAGGTAAAAAATCAGAAGGTATTAATTATTGATGCAGATCCACAATGTAATGCTTCGGCG of the Undibacterium sp. 5I1 genome contains:
- a CDS encoding DUF885 domain-containing protein, with amino-acid sequence MNRFSVAFFYLVSTSLLSATSLPSFAADQLTTLNLKPHFKPDLKPDSKIAQQFKAIYTKEAAWRQAQTGEFDEDNDRGVSSGLPKVGAVVQHAKLVYWSDVIRQLDKINPLALSTEDQINYAVYRAQIKALLNDQILMEYQKPLNADSAFWSDLTYAARKPLFSLLDYRNYIAQLKDVPRYFSENISNMRAGLQRGFTPPKVTLLGRDASVASVIDAKTVQDTVFYTPFKNMPATLSADQQNQLRAEGIKVIQDLVIPAHKELLVFLQTEYFPKARNELSAESLPDGKAYYQAKIQEFTTLDLSPDQIHQIGLTEMAKIRQEMSAVIQQTGFKGDLPAFLTFLRTDPQFYAKTPQDLLMRAAYIAKKFDGKAANFFGYLPRMRFAITPVPDDQAPFYTSGRGGPGIYLVNTYDLPSRALYSLPALTLHESAPGHAFQMPIAMEQKHRPKFRQGYISAYGEGWALYAERLGTEMGMYETAYESFGMLSYQAWRAARLVVDTGIHAKAWTRAQAQSYLHENTALSEHEIETEVDRYISWPAQALSYYLGEMAIWKARHKAEAALKDKFDLRAFHDTVLQLGSVPLPVLEARIDRFIAEGGKSPYAVNVDHPDG
- the rlmF gene encoding 23S rRNA (adenine(1618)-N(6))-methyltransferase RlmF, which produces MIKITPPSGTANSSHHLHPRNRHQGHYDFARLTPLDAELAMLVSTNAHQKTPQQPQQQTHQQTTIDFTNPVAVKALNRALLKDYYGIQGWDIPAHNLCPPIPGRADYLHYLADLLASGNAGKIPKGSAVQVLDIGVGASCIYPLIGNKEYGWHFVGTDINSESITNAQTILEANPAMKSTIQLRLQTSANTIFKGVVSNDDWFDLSLCNPPFHSSVKEASAGTQRKWENLGKEAASTPTITSVNIANSLASTTSPLLNFGGHDAELWCPGGELVFIQRMIKESAQIPTRCFWFSSLVSKSANLPGIYAALKQAGVHDSKTIAMVQGQKQSRFVAWTFLNTSQQTAWRKLRWSKA
- a CDS encoding transporter substrate-binding domain-containing protein, encoding MSKTINCHSGYQMALSRISLLTLFLLFAKFAAPAFGGELVVIEKEEITKKTADGAFVGRFQTDLGKLLAEQMGRTLIVLDLPRKRFSPALKSGSGDILCGFIPPWMPGDFDWSQSFIPVADIVISVSSVPKPASIQDLKNKRIGTVLGFTYPELENELGKNFLRDDAPSIDSSLRKLMAGRFDYMTTTMSNLNEHLRLGDLSVTLNPPLIIKQFNTKCAVSKNGRVKLSELNKAIDAIVKNGEFAKLLARYRPEH
- a CDS encoding PAS domain-containing sensor histidine kinase, with amino-acid sequence MPLSLLTVTSFLSVSISALMVLVLMYLQHIGVCKRATRFWMIAYACVGVRYFLGLIAVFQPAVFKLSLFQDSLFQPTVIQTYISATGVDFFFIGFASFFWMGTRLFIDLPIFSKRIIVCSGVVSIWSIGTQLVFPELIWPDFLTHLYCGGLLFASALSFLRMHQIRSNLGHLILFLLILIRGTLFIGFPVFSMEDIFIFWDLAATSLIDLSIGMMLLIAAIVDQQKNTEAALHAMQIEMDVRKHAESVLQERKALFEKVFQLVPVTLTVTRMRDGYYIDVNRNWKSLSGWSRDEVIGVTSADINLWAEIEQRNKLVELINRDGEVRNMHISFRHQDGHIFQCRVSGAKFESENETYLLIASQNIEQELATEHARADAERLLRENEHKYSTIFQLSPIPLGLVDVEAKTVIEVNDIWLKQFGFPRDLVIGRTAVELSFWDKPEQRTVMMQLLLNEGRVDSFEMLHRRYDGRVLTCLLSARLFDMAGNKVFIFSLLDVTRQYQAEQEIRDMTVQLEARVRLRTLKLEQANIELAEAMESLRYAQDELIRSEKMAALGSLVAGVAHELNTPIGNSVTVASTLQDKTKELLNEVVAGKLRRSGLDEYLQSATTGTALLMKTLGIARELIRSFKQVAVDQASNQRRLFDLKTSLDEVITTLAPMFNKQELSLLTEFSPGIVMDSFPGPLGQILTNFMSNALNHGFDGIDKGEIKGEIQITSRLVDDQHVEIVFADNGVGIPELDQKRVFDPFFTTKLGQGGSGLGMHIVYNLVTGVLGGSIHLDSKVGEGTSFTILLPLSAPAMSSDVEPEVIDL
- a CDS encoding acyltransferase, whose amino-acid sequence is MTDFSLHKYQTLDGIRGVAALLIVLFHTADYFGQVYFPESYLAVDLFFVLSGFVIAKAYSQRLADGLSAGGFMRLRLIRLYPLYALATVLGIVSFAASVLAGKNAAQWSTSDLVINSGLAILLLPSPFTPQLYAINAPSWSLFFELIANALYAVLHRFLNTSILLLTIAISAIALLACTVHFGSLDVGYKWTHAVGGIPRVLYSFCMGLLIARLSGVQGGVQGGAQGNDAPLRDASRRVLADFKLPSSILLLLTLLTLSVTPTDAIRPWYDLGAVLILFPLIVVLAARSEPRSLGLKKICVFLGAISYAIYVLHVPIFILVTIASKKMGLHDLADFAPFSGVLLLLVLVCFARIADRVYDQAMRRWLGQFLTRD